A single region of the Bacteroides luhongzhouii genome encodes:
- the fucI gene encoding L-fucose isomerase: MKKYPKIGIRPTIDGRQGGVRESLEEKTMNLAKAVAELISSNLKNGDGSPVECVIADSTIGRVAESAACAEKFEREGVGSTITVTSCWCYGAETMDMNPHYPKAVWGFNGTERPGAVYLAAVLAGHAQKGLPAFGIYGRDVQDLDDNTIPEDVSEKILRFARAAQAVATMRGKSYLSMGSVSMGIAGSIVNPDFFQEYLGMRNESIDLTEIIRRMDEGIYDHEEYAKAMAWTEKNCKINEGEDFKNRPEKRKTREQKDADWEFIVKMTIIMRDLMTGNPKLKEMGFKEEALGHNAIAAGFQGQRQWTDFYPNGDYPEALLNTSFDWNGIREAFVVATENDACNGVAMLFGHLLTNRAQIFSDVRTYWSPEAVKRVTGKELSGLAANGIIHLINSGATTLDGSGQSLDAAGNPVMKEPWNLTDTDVENCLKATTWYPADRDYFRGGGFSSNFLSKGGMPVTMMRLNLIKGLGPVLQIAEGWTVEIDPEIHQKLNMRTDPTWPTTWFVPRLCEKPAFKDVYSVMNNWGANHGAISYGHIGQDLITLASMLRIPVCMHNVEDNEIFRPAAWNAFGMDKEGSDYRACATYGPIYK; the protein is encoded by the coding sequence ATGAAAAAGTATCCTAAAATCGGGATTCGTCCCACAATCGATGGTCGCCAGGGTGGTGTTCGCGAAAGCCTTGAAGAAAAAACAATGAATTTGGCAAAAGCAGTAGCCGAGTTAATAAGCAGCAACCTGAAAAACGGTGATGGCAGTCCGGTGGAATGTGTCATTGCCGATAGCACGATCGGACGCGTAGCCGAAAGTGCAGCTTGCGCAGAGAAGTTTGAAAGAGAAGGGGTCGGCTCTACCATTACCGTCACTTCCTGCTGGTGTTATGGCGCTGAAACGATGGATATGAACCCACATTATCCGAAAGCTGTTTGGGGATTCAATGGCACAGAACGTCCGGGAGCTGTATACCTTGCTGCCGTACTTGCCGGACACGCACAAAAAGGCCTTCCCGCATTCGGTATCTACGGACGCGACGTTCAAGATTTAGACGACAACACAATCCCTGAAGATGTATCAGAAAAGATTCTTCGCTTTGCACGTGCCGCACAGGCAGTAGCTACGATGAGAGGCAAATCTTACCTGTCAATGGGTAGTGTATCTATGGGTATCGCCGGTTCTATTGTTAATCCTGATTTCTTCCAGGAGTATTTGGGAATGCGTAATGAGTCAATAGACCTCACAGAAATCATCCGCCGAATGGACGAAGGCATCTATGACCACGAAGAATACGCCAAAGCCATGGCCTGGACTGAAAAAAATTGCAAGATAAACGAAGGTGAAGACTTCAAGAACCGTCCTGAAAAGCGTAAAACCCGTGAACAGAAAGACGCTGATTGGGAATTCATTGTAAAGATGACGATTATCATGCGCGACTTGATGACCGGAAATCCCAAATTGAAAGAAATGGGATTCAAGGAAGAAGCCTTGGGACACAATGCCATTGCAGCCGGTTTCCAGGGACAACGCCAATGGACAGACTTTTATCCTAATGGTGACTATCCGGAAGCTTTACTCAATACTTCTTTTGACTGGAACGGTATCCGTGAAGCATTTGTTGTAGCTACCGAGAACGATGCCTGCAACGGCGTAGCTATGCTGTTTGGACATTTATTGACTAACCGCGCCCAAATATTCTCCGATGTACGTACTTACTGGAGCCCTGAAGCCGTGAAACGTGTAACCGGCAAAGAATTGAGCGGATTGGCAGCAAATGGTATCATCCATCTTATCAATTCCGGCGCAACGACTCTCGACGGTTCCGGCCAATCATTAGACGCAGCAGGCAATCCGGTTATGAAAGAGCCATGGAACCTGACTGACACAGACGTAGAAAACTGCCTGAAAGCAACTACCTGGTATCCGGCAGACCGTGACTACTTCCGTGGTGGCGGCTTCTCTTCAAACTTCCTGTCAAAAGGCGGAATGCCCGTAACCATGATGCGCCTCAACCTGATTAAAGGCCTAGGCCCTGTCCTGCAAATCGCAGAAGGATGGACAGTGGAAATTGATCCGGAAATCCATCAGAAACTCAATATGCGTACAGATCCTACATGGCCTACCACCTGGTTTGTACCCCGCCTGTGTGAAAAACCGGCCTTCAAAGATGTATATTCTGTAATGAATAACTGGGGAGCCAACCATGGAGCCATCAGCTATGGACATATCGGTCAGGACTTAATCACTCTTGCTTCCATGCTCCGCATCCCGGTATGCATGCACAACGTAGAAGACAACGAGATATTCCGTCCGGCAGCCTGGAACGCCTTCGGCATGGACAAAGAAGGGTCAGATTACAGAGCTTGTGCAACTTATGGCCCTATCTACAAATAA
- a CDS encoding rhamnulokinase: MKDSIKHTYLAADFGGGSGRIIAGFLCHGKLELEEVYRFSNRQVKLGNHIYWDFLALFEDMKTGLKLAAQKGYAVKGIGIDTWGVDFGLIDKHGNLLGNPVCYRDARTEGIPAEVFKLLDERQHYADTGIQAMPINTLFQLYSMKQHQDAQLEVARQLLFMPDLFSYFLTGVANNEYCIASTSELLDGKSRNWSLDTIRALGLPEHLFGKVILPGTIRGTLKEDIARETGLGIIDVIAVGSHDTASAVAAVPAVESPIAFLSSGTWSLLGVEVDAPILTEEARKAQFTNEGGVGGKIRFLQNITGLWILQRLMSEWKACGEEQNYDIILPQAAEAKIVTIIPVDDATFMNPENMENALIHYCRHHDLQVPKNKAETVRCVLQSLAFKYRQAVEQLNRCLPSPIRQLNIIGGGSQNQLLNQLTANELGIPVYAGPVEATAMGNILTQAMAKGEIANLRELREIVTHSVTPQVYYPKK; the protein is encoded by the coding sequence ATGAAAGATTCCATTAAACACACTTATTTAGCAGCAGACTTCGGAGGCGGAAGTGGACGGATCATCGCCGGCTTCCTTTGCCATGGCAAACTGGAGTTGGAAGAGGTATACCGCTTTTCCAACCGGCAGGTCAAACTAGGAAATCATATCTACTGGGATTTCCTAGCTCTGTTTGAAGATATGAAAACCGGACTGAAACTGGCTGCACAAAAAGGATATGCCGTAAAGGGTATTGGTATTGACACCTGGGGAGTGGATTTCGGACTGATTGACAAGCATGGAAACCTGTTAGGAAATCCAGTCTGTTATCGGGACGCAAGAACAGAGGGAATACCGGCAGAAGTATTCAAGTTATTGGATGAACGCCAACACTATGCTGACACCGGTATTCAGGCGATGCCCATCAATACGCTGTTTCAACTTTACAGCATGAAACAGCATCAAGATGCGCAGTTGGAAGTTGCCCGGCAACTTTTATTCATGCCCGACCTTTTCAGTTATTTCCTGACAGGAGTAGCCAATAATGAATATTGCATCGCCTCCACCTCCGAATTACTCGATGGCAAATCGCGGAATTGGTCATTGGATACCATACGTGCCTTAGGTCTTCCCGAACATCTGTTCGGGAAGGTTATTCTCCCCGGAACAATCAGAGGAACTCTGAAAGAGGATATTGCCCGTGAAACGGGACTGGGTATCATAGACGTTATTGCCGTCGGTTCACACGACACAGCCAGTGCTGTCGCTGCTGTTCCTGCCGTAGAAAGTCCTATCGCTTTCCTTAGTTCCGGCACTTGGTCGCTACTGGGAGTGGAAGTGGATGCCCCCATATTGACGGAAGAAGCAAGAAAAGCTCAATTCACCAATGAAGGAGGTGTAGGCGGCAAAATCCGTTTCCTACAGAATATAACAGGATTATGGATTTTACAACGCTTGATGAGTGAATGGAAAGCATGTGGCGAAGAACAAAATTATGATATAATCCTCCCGCAAGCTGCCGAAGCAAAGATTGTAACCATTATCCCTGTAGATGACGCAACATTCATGAATCCGGAAAATATGGAAAACGCTCTTATTCATTATTGTCGGCATCATGATTTACAAGTGCCTAAAAACAAAGCAGAAACCGTGAGATGTGTACTCCAATCATTAGCTTTCAAATATCGACAGGCGGTGGAACAGCTCAACCGTTGTCTCCCCTCTCCGATCCGTCAGCTAAACATCATTGGCGGAGGATCACAAAACCAATTACTCAACCAACTGACAGCTAACGAACTCGGTATTCCCGTTTATGCAGGTCCGGTAGAAGCCACTGCAATGGGGAACATTCTGACACAGGCTATGGCTAAAGGAGAAATAGCCAACCTTCGTGAATTGAGAGAGATTGTAACTCACAGCGTTACACCACAAGTATATTACCCTAAAAAATAA
- a CDS encoding GntR family transcriptional regulator: MKRIDKKATFGQQASKVTQLADALSQAISRKEFLEGDSLPSINQLSAQYGVSRDTVFKAFLDLRERGLIDSTPGKGYYVTSLVTNVLLLLDQYTPFKEALYNSFVRHLPINYKVDLLFHQYNERLFNTILRESIGKYNKYIVMNFDNEKFSTVLNKINPSRLLLLDFGKFEKEKYSYICQDFDESFYQALNQLKERLKNYHQLVFLFPKSLKHPQSSKVYFTRFCQEQGFLCEIQEDIENLIVRKGVAYIAIKQQDVVKVVKQGRLEGLKCGKDFGLLAYNDIPSYEVIDEGITSLSIDWEMMGNEAANFVLNNVPVQKFLPTEVRLRKSL, translated from the coding sequence ATGAAACGAATTGATAAAAAGGCAACATTCGGACAACAGGCAAGCAAGGTTACGCAACTAGCGGACGCACTTAGCCAAGCGATTTCCAGGAAAGAATTTCTTGAAGGAGATTCTTTGCCTTCCATCAATCAGTTAAGCGCTCAATACGGAGTATCACGTGATACGGTTTTCAAGGCTTTCCTTGATTTACGCGAACGAGGACTGATCGACTCCACTCCCGGCAAAGGATATTATGTGACGAGCCTGGTGACAAATGTCTTATTGCTGCTCGACCAATATACTCCATTCAAAGAAGCTTTATACAATAGTTTCGTCAGACATCTGCCTATCAACTATAAGGTAGACTTATTGTTTCATCAATACAACGAACGGTTGTTCAATACAATCCTCCGGGAATCCATCGGAAAATACAACAAATACATTGTGATGAATTTCGATAACGAGAAATTCAGCACTGTTCTCAATAAAATTAATCCTTCAAGATTATTACTTCTCGATTTCGGCAAATTTGAAAAAGAAAAGTATTCATATATCTGCCAGGATTTTGATGAATCTTTCTATCAGGCATTAAATCAGCTGAAGGAAAGGTTGAAGAACTATCACCAACTCGTTTTTCTGTTTCCCAAAAGCCTGAAACACCCCCAAAGCAGTAAGGTGTATTTTACCCGTTTCTGTCAGGAACAAGGATTCCTCTGTGAAATACAGGAGGATATTGAGAATCTAATCGTACGTAAGGGAGTTGCCTATATCGCCATCAAACAACAAGACGTAGTAAAGGTAGTGAAACAAGGAAGATTGGAAGGGCTGAAATGCGGAAAAGATTTTGGCCTGTTGGCGTACAATGATATTCCTTCCTATGAAGTGATTGATGAAGGAATAACCTCGTTGAGTATTGATTGGGAAATGATGGGAAACGAAGCTGCCAATTTCGTTCTCAATAATGTACCGGTGCAGAAGTTCTTGCCGACGGAAGTAAGACTTCGAAAGTCGCTTTAA
- a CDS encoding L-rhamnose mutarotase: METPQTGYQVQSYDVPVKRYCQTLDLRDSPELIAEYRKRHSQAEAWPEILAGIRKVGILEMEIYILGTRLFMIVETPLDFDWDTAMEHLNTLPRQQEWEEYMAIFQQAVPGMSSAEKWKPMERMFHLYNT, from the coding sequence ATGGAAACACCCCAAACCGGTTATCAGGTTCAATCTTACGACGTTCCCGTCAAACGATATTGCCAAACCCTCGATTTACGCGATTCTCCGGAACTGATCGCAGAATATCGAAAAAGACATAGTCAGGCGGAAGCATGGCCAGAAATCCTTGCCGGTATCCGGAAAGTCGGTATTCTGGAAATGGAAATTTATATCTTGGGAACACGACTGTTTATGATTGTCGAAACTCCCCTTGATTTTGACTGGGACACAGCAATGGAGCACCTGAATACGCTTCCCCGCCAACAGGAGTGGGAAGAATATATGGCCATCTTCCAGCAAGCCGTTCCCGGAATGAGTTCCGCGGAGAAATGGAAACCGATGGAG
- a CDS encoding Na+/H+ antiporter NhaC family protein — protein MTEEKIHKDRPGNWWALSPLLVFLCLYLVTSILVNDFYKVPITVAFLISSCYAIAITRGLKLDQRIYQFSVGAANKNILLMIWIFILAGAFAQSAKQMGAIDATVNLTLHILPDNLLLAGIFIAACFISLSIGTSVGTIVALTPVAVGLAEKTEIALPFMVAIVIGGSFFGDNLSFISDTTIASTKTQECVMRDKFRVNSMIVIPAAIIVLGIYIFQGLSITAPVQTQNIEWIKVIPYIIVLGTAIAGMNVMLVLIIGILTSGIIGIATGSFGIFDWFGAMGTGITGMGELIIITLLAGGMLETIRYNGGIDFIIRKLTRHVNGKRGAELSIAALVSIANLCTANNTIAIITTGPIAKDIAVKFHLDRRKTASILDTFSCLIQGIIPYGAQMLIAAGLASISPISIIGNLYYPFTMGACALLAILFRYPKRYS, from the coding sequence ATGACTGAAGAAAAAATACATAAAGACCGTCCCGGAAACTGGTGGGCATTGAGCCCGTTACTCGTATTCCTCTGCCTCTATCTGGTGACTTCCATCCTCGTCAACGACTTTTATAAAGTGCCTATCACAGTGGCTTTTCTCATCTCTTCCTGTTATGCCATCGCCATTACACGCGGCTTGAAACTGGACCAGCGTATCTATCAATTCTCGGTAGGAGCTGCCAATAAGAATATCCTCCTGATGATATGGATATTCATTCTTGCCGGAGCTTTTGCTCAAAGTGCAAAGCAAATGGGGGCAATCGATGCCACCGTCAATCTGACACTGCATATTCTTCCGGATAACCTGTTGCTGGCAGGTATCTTTATTGCCGCCTGTTTCATCTCTTTATCCATCGGAACCAGCGTAGGAACTATTGTCGCTCTTACTCCCGTTGCCGTAGGACTGGCAGAAAAGACAGAAATAGCTCTCCCTTTTATGGTAGCTATTGTAATAGGCGGCTCCTTTTTCGGAGACAACCTATCTTTTATCTCCGATACCACCATTGCTTCAACAAAAACCCAGGAATGTGTAATGCGTGATAAATTCCGGGTAAATTCTATGATTGTCATTCCGGCAGCCATCATTGTATTGGGAATTTACATATTTCAGGGACTGTCCATTACTGCTCCCGTCCAAACACAAAACATCGAATGGATAAAAGTTATACCTTATATAATAGTATTAGGAACAGCCATTGCCGGAATGAACGTGATGCTCGTACTCATAATAGGTATATTGACAAGTGGCATCATTGGCATCGCTACCGGCAGCTTCGGAATCTTCGACTGGTTTGGTGCCATGGGAACAGGAATTACAGGAATGGGAGAATTGATTATTATCACTCTACTGGCCGGAGGGATGCTCGAAACAATCCGTTATAACGGTGGTATCGATTTCATTATCCGGAAACTCACCCGCCACGTCAATGGCAAAAGAGGAGCCGAGCTAAGCATCGCTGCTCTCGTTAGTATCGCCAACTTATGTACTGCCAACAACACGATTGCCATTATCACAACAGGACCGATTGCCAAAGATATTGCCGTGAAATTCCATCTCGACCGAAGAAAAACAGCCAGTATCCTCGATACTTTCTCCTGCCTGATACAAGGAATTATCCCCTATGGAGCGCAGATGCTAATTGCAGCGGGACTTGCCAGCATCTCCCCTATCAGTATCATCGGAAATCTCTACTATCCATTTACAATGGGAGCATGCGCCCTGCTCGCGATTTTGTTCCGCTATCCGAAACGGTATTCGTAA
- a CDS encoding 30S ribosomal protein S16, whose product MATRIRLQRHGRKSYAFYSIVIADSRAPRDGKFIEKIGTYNPNTNPATVDLNFDAALAWVLKGAQPSDTVRNILSREGVYMKKHLLGGVAKGAFGEAEAEAKFEAWKNNKQSGLATLKAKQDEAKKAEAKARLEAEKKINEVKAKALAEKKAAEAAEKAAAEAPAEEAAAAPAEEAPATEAAAE is encoded by the coding sequence ATGGCAACTAGAATCAGATTGCAGAGACACGGACGTAAAAGTTACGCGTTCTATTCAATTGTAATTGCAGACAGCAGAGCACCACGTGATGGTAAATTTATTGAGAAGATTGGTACTTACAACCCTAACACCAATCCTGCTACAGTAGATTTGAATTTCGACGCTGCATTGGCATGGGTACTGAAAGGTGCACAACCAAGTGACACTGTACGTAACATCCTTTCTCGTGAAGGAGTTTACATGAAGAAACATCTTCTGGGCGGTGTGGCAAAAGGCGCATTCGGAGAAGCAGAAGCAGAAGCAAAATTCGAAGCTTGGAAAAACAACAAACAGTCAGGTTTGGCTACTTTGAAAGCTAAACAAGACGAGGCTAAGAAAGCTGAAGCTAAAGCACGTCTGGAAGCAGAAAAGAAAATCAACGAAGTGAAAGCAAAAGCACTCGCTGAAAAGAAAGCTGCTGAAGCTGCTGAAAAAGCTGCTGCTGAAGCACCTGCAGAAGAAGCTGCCGCAGCTCCGGCTGAAGAAGCTCCTGCAACAGAAGCTGCTGCTGAATAA
- a CDS encoding class II aldolase/adducin family protein translates to MITNEHIEQFIEQAHRYGDAKLMLCSSGNLSWRIGEEALISGTGSWVPTLGKEKVSICHIASGTPTNGVKPSMESTFHLGILRERPDVNVVLHFQSEYATAVSCMKNKPTNFNVTAEIPCHVGSEIPVIPYYRPGSPELAKAVVEAMLKHNSVLLTNHGQVVCGKDFDQVYERATFFEMACRIIVQSGGDYSVLTPTEIEDLEIYVLGKKNN, encoded by the coding sequence ATGATTACCAACGAACATATAGAACAGTTCATCGAACAAGCACACCGTTATGGGGATGCAAAGTTAATGCTTTGCAGCAGCGGTAACCTTTCCTGGAGAATCGGCGAAGAAGCATTGATTTCCGGTACGGGTTCCTGGGTTCCCACACTTGGCAAAGAAAAAGTCTCTATTTGCCATATTGCCAGCGGTACTCCTACCAACGGTGTAAAGCCTTCTATGGAAAGTACATTCCATTTAGGGATTCTCCGCGAACGTCCGGACGTCAATGTCGTTCTCCACTTCCAATCGGAATATGCCACAGCTGTCTCCTGCATGAAGAACAAACCGACAAACTTCAACGTAACAGCAGAAATTCCCTGCCATGTAGGTTCGGAAATACCTGTGATTCCGTATTATCGTCCCGGCTCACCGGAACTGGCAAAAGCCGTGGTAGAAGCCATGCTAAAGCATAACTCGGTTTTACTGACCAACCACGGGCAAGTGGTATGCGGAAAAGACTTCGATCAAGTATATGAACGGGCTACCTTTTTTGAAATGGCTTGCCGCATCATCGTTCAATCCGGTGGTGATTATTCAGTACTCACACCGACAGAAATTGAAGACCTGGAAATCTACGTATTAGGAAAGAAAAACAACTAG